A window of the Candidatus Aegiribacteria sp. genome harbors these coding sequences:
- a CDS encoding HEPN domain-containing protein: MKHNSQIDYWIDLADYDIDVARLMLKGGKFLYVGFMCHQVIEKMLKALYVAVTQDRPPLTHNLTVLSRKSNIYNKLSSEQKDLLDTLEPLNIEARYPTYKEQLMQSLTDDRTASILHRTEDLMIWIKEQLLKK, from the coding sequence ATGAAACACAATTCACAGATAGACTACTGGATTGACCTTGCTGATTACGATATAGATGTAGCACGCCTTATGCTGAAAGGTGGTAAATTCCTCTATGTCGGATTCATGTGTCATCAGGTTATTGAGAAAATGCTCAAGGCACTGTATGTCGCTGTAACTCAGGACAGGCCTCCCCTAACACATAACCTGACCGTTCTTTCCCGGAAATCCAATATTTATAATAAGCTATCTTCTGAACAGAAGGACCTGCTGGATACATTGGAGCCTTTAAATATCGAGGCTCGATATCCGACATACAAAGAACAACTTATGCAATCCCTTACGGATGACCGTACAGCCAGCATATTACACCGCACCGAGGATTTAATGATATGGATAAAAGAACAGCTTTTGAAAAAGTGA
- a CDS encoding nucleotidyltransferase domain-containing protein, translating to MDKRTAFEKVRMYAELVYSTLPSSRVVMFGSHVNGTQREDSDLDVAVVVDELVGDFLDLAIRLYRLRRSVDDRIEPVLLIAGEDRSGFLETILKTGYIVSKVS from the coding sequence ATGGATAAAAGAACAGCTTTTGAAAAAGTGAGAATGTATGCTGAACTGGTGTATTCGACTCTGCCTTCCAGTCGAGTAGTAATGTTCGGATCGCATGTTAACGGAACTCAACGAGAAGACAGCGATCTGGATGTTGCTGTTGTGGTTGATGAACTTGTGGGTGATTTCCTTGATCTTGCGATTCGTCTGTACCGTCTGCGTCGGTCCGTAGACGACCGGATCGAACCCGTATTGCTGATTGCCGGTGAGGATAGAAGCGGCTTTCTTGAGACAATATTGAAAACCGGATATATTGTAAGCAAAGTATCATAG